From Astatotilapia calliptera chromosome 19, fAstCal1.2, whole genome shotgun sequence, a single genomic window includes:
- the LOC113012082 gene encoding uncharacterized protein LOC113012082 has protein sequence MKNDLPETGKDCTLALAEIEKNTTGIGVTNEKATMIVTGTDGTTKTVTTASTGIVSPFLDVTTGNGRPIVTGSKPSSTLGSVIATGALTITTATGQERTLTMSEGDMVTPTERSLVAVGGGCRIVKTPGQLRIRVMAKREKITPQRKEISHLLQHQKQTSSRARLSSPDKEVQNRKRTLSKDRDDSSEARHTKKHKKSKKKKKSKDKDRHRESGSSDGDSDRAAEMKKKKKKKRHRDSDPELHSPVL, from the exons ATGAAAAACGATCTTCCCGAGACAGGAAAAGACTGTACTCTAGCTCTGGCAGAGATAGAGAAAAACACTACAGGGATAGGAGTCACGAACGAGAAAGCGACGATGATCGTCACCGGTACAGACGGGACTACAAAGACAGTCACCACCGCCAGTACAGGGATTGTTTCCCCCTTTCTGGACGTTACTACAGGGAATGGGAGGCCGATCGTCACCGGGAGCAAACCTTCCAGCACCCTCGGGAGTGTGATCGCGACAGGTGCTCTAACCATTACTACCGCTACCGGTCAAGAGAGGACATTGACCATGAGCGAAGGGGATATGGTTACTCCCACCGAGAGGAGTCTCGTGGCAGTCGGAGGTGGTTGCAGGATAGTAAAGACTCCTGGACAATTAAGGATAAGAGTAAtggcaaagagagagaaaattacTCCTCAAAGGAAGGAAATTTCTCACCTTCTACAGCACCAGAAACAAACAAGTTCAAGGGCTCGCCTTTCCTCTCCAGACAAAGAGGTTCAAAATCGCAAGAGGACTCTCAGCAAAGACAGGGACGACAGCTCTGAGGCCCGCCacactaaaaaacacaaaaagagtaagaaaaagaagaaatcaaagGATAAAGACAGACACCGTGAGAGTGG AAGTTCTGACGGAGATTCAGACAGAGCTGcggaaatgaagaagaaaaagaaaaagaagagacatCGGGACAGCGATCCCGAACTGCACAGCCCAGTGCTCTGA
- the LOC113012081 gene encoding uncharacterized protein LOC113012081, with protein sequence MKDWCIVQFSTGGTEIVPSSWINGEKLSWPPYPPRDTFRIHAAVKRRVHPGATWLTYAPVRLLISHDTFHEAERSLQKYLSEHCDTSDLQSEAETQTSHKRKHKPNPLYTYSDSEDEQPTKKRFPQAPRVTIPDLTRAVNELREEVRAIRNTGCNESVDAGVLPLDLPLHNIEELNNAEAPLQSQEANKAMVRRFTLIGGTTLEVRVRRVMAYAITNELASVLNWAGKKTKDQTKQKRAFKDTALCKCIFDGLTQQLGANSMSEFVFAQAVQKWLRYAPDRLGGAGRTSCIPIPE encoded by the exons atgaaagactgGTGCATTGTGCAGTTCAGCACTGGTGGTACAGAAATAGTCCCTAGTTCATGGATAAATGGGGAGAAATTGTCATGGCCTCCATATCCTCCGCGAGACACATTCAGGATCCATGCCGCAGTAAAGAGGAGAGTTCATCCTGGTGCAACATGGCTCACCTATGCACCAGTCCGACTTCTAATAAGCCATG ACACATTTCACGAAGCAGAACGCAGTCTTCAGAAATATCTAAGTGAACACTGTGATACGTCTGACCTTCAGTCCGAAGCTGAAACTCAGACCAGTCATAAAAGAAAGCacaa accaAATCCCCTGTACACATATAGTGACTCAGAGGATGAGCAGCCCACAAAAAAACGGTTTCCCCAGGCGCCTCGAGTGACAATACCAG ACCTGACAAGAGCTGTTAACGAACTCCGTGAGGAGGTCAGAGCCATCCGCAATACCGGCTGCAATGAATCGGTAGATGCTGGGGTACTGCCTCTGGATTTGCCCTTGCACAACATTGAGGAGCTAAACAATGCAGAGGCACCTCTTCAATCACAAGAGGCAAATAAGGCAATG GTGAGACGCTTTACCTTGATTGGAGGGACCACACTGGAGGTGCGAGTCCGCCGTGTAATGGCTTATGCCATTACAAACGAGCTGGCCTCGGTACTAAACTGggcagggaaaaaaaccaaGGACCAGACAAAGCAAAAAAGGGCATTTAAAGATACAGCGCTCTGCAAATGCATATTTG ATGGCCTGACGCAGCAGTTAGGGGCAAACTCTATGTCCGAGTTTGTCTTTGCACAAGCAGTGCAGAAATGGCTCCGATACGCCCCAGATCGTTTGGGTGGTGCAGGACGCACATCATGCATCCCCATCCCAGAgtaa
- the LOC113012083 gene encoding ubiquitin carboxyl-terminal hydrolase 42-like — protein sequence MHQDVKYLEHLDLRPFMSQSHGEPQLYRLYAVLVHSGLSCHAGHYFCYIKASNLQWFQMNDSSVSVSDIRTVLNQQAYVLFYIKCTDVKKTGDYSHLNHNAGISGQSSPRPVVIPRTIATMHQNSVGFIGPQLPPHMNKSSLHVNGSLRDYPTSSKPSTVGKPNHGLASSASLSHSVSQPTMILDSDKQQKLSFSIGQSKPNRPSASSSSYCQPSSASSSSSSSSLSSSQSTSDIQPDVRFIPRPLNQVSGMPFSNGDQNPVGNGASFLVPDSQEESDKENCDTLDNGSSSKSHPNENKDTGNVFDNSPKTANGESGVHHHGNGLNGQAYGDFKSSQNGHHNGHHKVNGHSGPDKVNLVFIFISSRAPRHGLTFPLQTKRIKIARGLSAKTFFFFFF from the exons ATGCACCAA GATGTGAAGTATTTGGAGCATCTGGATCTGCGGCCCTTCATGTCTCAGTCCCACGGGGAGCCCCAGCTCTACAGGCTGTATGCTGTGCTGGTTCACTCTGGATTGAGTTGTCATGCTGGAcactatttctgctatattaAG GCCAGCAATTTGCAGTGGTTTCAGATGAATGACTCGTCCGTGTCAGTCAGTGACATTAGGACCGTTCTCAACCAGCAGGCATATGTCCTCTTCTACATCAA GTGCACAGATGTGAAAAAAACTGGGGACTACAGCCACTTGAACCATAACGCTGGCATATCTGGTCAGTCATCTCCCCGGCCGGTGGTGATCCCACGCACCATCGCCACCATGCATCAGAACAGTGTTGGCTTCATAGGTCCCCAGCTGCCACCACACATGAACAAG AGTTCTCTTCATGTTAATGGATCTCTGAGGGACTATCCCACAAGCTCCAAGCCCAGCACGGTGGGGAAACCAAACCATGGACTagcttcttctgcttccctCTCCCACTCAGTAAGTCAGCCCACAATGATTCTAGACAGCGACAAACAACAGAAGCTTTCATTTTCAATTGGGCAAAGCAAACCGAACCGCCCAtctgcttcttcctcctcttactGCCAGCCGTCCTCCGccagcagctcctcctcctccagctctttgTCCTCCTCACAGTCTACCTCAGACATCCAACCAGACGTTCGTTTTATTCCGCGTCCACTAAACCAAGTCAGCGGCATGCCTTTCAGTAATGGGGATCAGAACCCTGTAGGAAACGGGGCGTCCTTCCTGGTGCCGGATAGCCAAGAGGAATCAGACAAAGAGAACTGTGACACTCTGGATAACGGCAGTTCATCCAAGTCTCATCctaatgaaaataaagacacaGGAAATGTCTTTGATAATTCTCCCAAAACCGCCAATGGGGAGTCAGGAGTGCACCATCACGGCAATGGATTAAATGGACAAGCGTATGGAGACTTCAAATCCAGCCAAAATGGGCACCACAATGGTCATCACAAAGTGAATGGACACAGCGGCCCTGACAAGGTaaatcttgtctttatttttataagTTCAAGGGCTCCCCGCCACGGGCTCACCTTTCCTCTCCAGACAAAGAGGATCAAAATCGCAAGAGGACTCTCagcaaagacttttttttttttttttttttaa